The Dissulfuribacter thermophilus genome contains the following window.
TTTTGTACTTGTGCAACTGAAGAATATTAGCAACTGGCAGATATGGCCTGAATCAGGGGCAGAGGGATTCAAAGGCTTGAAGACCAGCTACATTGACTTTCGTCATGCAGTCCAGGGAAAGTACAATGCCGGACAGAAGATTGCCGCATTCATATTTATAGTAACAATATCGTTCCTTGCGATTTCTGGTTACATCCTTTGGTTCCGTGGGGATTTTTCTCCGGAAACTTGGGATAAGGCCAGGTTTATCCATGTATTGAGCTTTGTGATCCTGATACCTACACTATTGGGTCACATGTATTTTGGGCTCCATCCTATAAATCGGCCTGGTCTAAAGGCCATGTTTGGAAATGGTGAATTGGATGAACATGTGATCAAGTCACATCATCCGCTTTGGTATAGAAAACTGAAAGGCATACAATAACCTCCTTTTTGATGTGAGACAGACTATGACTCGCTCACATATCACTGTAACGTCCTCTGAGCCGGATAAAAGGCATCCGGCTCCGGCTCCAGGTCGGCCCCAAGGCCTGGATGCCCAACACTATGCCAGGCTGGGACTCTACCGGGTCCTCAGCCTGGCATACCTTTACCCTAAAGATTTGGATTGGGAGGAGTATCTTGAGATACTTCCATCGGTATTGGAGGAAAATACCAGGATTCTGGCCATTGATGTCTCTGATGAAATTAATATTCTGGCTAGATATATAAGGAATATGGACACTGAACAGATCCTAGTGGAGCACACTGCTCTCTTCATCAACAATCCCCTCAAAGACCCTGTTTCCCCTTATGAATCAGTTTATTTGGAGGGGATGGTAATGGGTACAAGCACTCTGCAATTACAGGAATTATATGAACAATATGGTCTTTCGGTGAGCGAAAAACATTCCTACTTACTTGCCGACCATATCGCTCTAGAACTTGATTTTATGGCCATACTCATTGAAAAGTCCATTGAAAAACATGACACTTCTATGACTGAACAGAGGGACTTTTTTAGGAAGCATCTCGGCCGATGGGCCCAGAGATTTTTTCAGGATGTTAAGAAAAATACCAATATCCCGTATTTTTTGTCTTTGGCCACTACTGCCGAAAGATTTCTGCAATATGAAGAGAGATTGCTTTGCAGGCAGGATTGATTAATCACGATAAGCTTTAATCTAATGGAAATGTGGTAGGTAAACTGGGCGAAAATGAACTGGAGTTGGGCATTACCTTTTGGATTAGTCAACTATAACTCTTGACAATCTAATCCGGGACAGTAGCATAATTTAATCTACTAAATTATTTCTATCAGGTCTTAAATAGATGAACACAAGACAATTACTTACCTTTCCTGCAAGAAATCTCGTATTTGTAATACCTGTCATGTTAATTTCTGGCCTAATTACAGGCTATTATGTGGATACCTCACCCCTTAAGACTTTGATTTTGCCGGTCTCCATATTGATGGTATATCCTGCAATGATCGGTTTTCGCCTGGGTGAATTGACAAAATTTACGGAAAAGAGGCTGATGGGGGTAAATCTTGTGGTAAACTTTCTGGTTTTACCCCTCATCGCCGTTCTCATAGGAAAACTCTTTCTTCATAACCATCCCGACTTGTTTACTGGTCTTGTAATTATATCTGTTGTTCCTGGCGGAAATATGGTGGTTGCCTTTACAATGATGTTTAAGGGCAATCTCAGTGCTTCACTGAAATTGTCCGCTACTAATCTGCTTCTGGGCTCCTTTTTGGTGCCTGTTTATCTGTATGTCTTGGTAGGTAAGCTGGTACCCATAAATGTTGTCCAAGTTTTTCAAACCATTATTATGGTAGTGTTTCTTCCCCTTGTTATGGGTATCCTTACATATAAATTACTCATGAAGCGCTATTCAGAAGAGACTTTTCAAAAGGAAATAAAACCGCTTTTACCTGGGCTGAGTGCTTGGGGGCTAGTTTATATTATTTTTACCAGTATCAGTCTGAAATCACGTATGATATTTGGATATCCAGGACTACTACTGCAGGCCATAGGAGGTCTTTTTCTCTTTTATTTTCTGGTCTTCTTAGTGGTCGTCATAATAGCTAGGTTATTTTTCAATCGTAGGGATGGAATGACGCTTTTTCTCAATAGTATTTTGCGCAATCTGGCAATATCCATTGGATTAGCTATCACTGCCT
Protein-coding sequences here:
- a CDS encoding TorD/DmsD family molecular chaperone — translated: MTRSHITVTSSEPDKRHPAPAPGRPQGLDAQHYARLGLYRVLSLAYLYPKDLDWEEYLEILPSVLEENTRILAIDVSDEINILARYIRNMDTEQILVEHTALFINNPLKDPVSPYESVYLEGMVMGTSTLQLQELYEQYGLSVSEKHSYLLADHIALELDFMAILIEKSIEKHDTSMTEQRDFFRKHLGRWAQRFFQDVKKNTNIPYFLSLATTAERFLQYEERLLCRQD
- a CDS encoding cytochrome b/b6 domain-containing protein encodes the protein FVLVQLKNISNWQIWPESGAEGFKGLKTSYIDFRHAVQGKYNAGQKIAAFIFIVTISFLAISGYILWFRGDFSPETWDKARFIHVLSFVILIPTLLGHMYFGLHPINRPGLKAMFGNGELDEHVIKSHHPLWYRKLKGIQ
- a CDS encoding arsenic resistance protein — translated: MNTRQLLTFPARNLVFVIPVMLISGLITGYYVDTSPLKTLILPVSILMVYPAMIGFRLGELTKFTEKRLMGVNLVVNFLVLPLIAVLIGKLFLHNHPDLFTGLVIISVVPGGNMVVAFTMMFKGNLSASLKLSATNLLLGSFLVPVYLYVLVGKLVPINVVQVFQTIIMVVFLPLVMGILTYKLLMKRYSEETFQKEIKPLLPGLSAWGLVYIIFTSISLKSRMIFGYPGLLLQAIGGLFLFYFLVFLVVVIIARLFFNRRDGMTLFLNSILRNLAISIGLAITAFNSQTAMMVALAFLFQQQIAVWFWKLDNRFHLLVEN